AAAATCAAGTGTGACAGTTACAGTTAATTCCCGTccctcaaaagcaattttcactACATACGGCGCCCTCTGGGGAGTGGCGAGGATTTGAATGCTACTTAATGAAAATAAATGGACCTGGGCGACACAGGCGCGATCTGGCTCCACTAGGAGCCAGCTGCACCCGCAAAGTGGCTCGTGAGTATGCTCGACAGCTGCTGCCGTCTGTCGCATGCACCTGCCACTAACATGAACTACGCATCCACAGAAGGAGCACGCGGTTTCATTTTCAACAAGTGGAACTGGAGGAGAAGAGCCACACATGCACAGAGCTGCCATATGAAAAAGGCGGGTTAGCAGATATGAGAGGCACCGGTATTATTTTCGAGGCAGCCATCCCGCCAGCTGCCCCATTGGTAGGACCTTTGCATGTTAGGGACCACTCTGATAGAAGTTTGATTTCTAAAAATATTTACGAAAATTCAAGTCAACAGTGGCATACACTTTTTGCCCACGTAGGCCAAACTTGTAAATTGCACCATTCGCCAAATGAACACAAAACTGGCGTGGTTATTGTTGGTGGCATACCAAGCCCACCAGCCAACTTTGTTATCCAAGAGCTTCATGGCCAGTTGAAGTGTTTTAAAAAGAATAGTTACATGCAATCAGCAGCTGTAAAGTGCACACTATGCTGATGCCACTTTTGCGCATGGTTCAGCTATGCAAAATTGGCGCCCGCAATTGTGGCAATAATGATGCAAATAGCCTAAACCAATTTACATCATGTTTGTCTCCTAGGACCCCTACTCAGTTTCACTACACTAAATACCTTTGTCTGCGTCTGCAGTGATACCTCCGAataaaatgcgaaagcatgaacTTCCAAAACGCAATTTAAATTTGCTGCTTTGCCAGTGTAGCACATAAAACACAAGGATGGCACCGCACACTTTTAAACTCGCCGCCATCTTTATTACAAGCCATCAAGCACTAGGAAAAACAGCTGGCACTGCAGGCAGTTATGTCATGGACTATAGAAGGTACTTGAAGTTCACTCCCCCAGCACCAGTACAAAACCATTTCTTGCTTTTGCCCTCGCCTTCTGCTAACCAAAATGCTCAACCTATTAACATTCACATATggccaaaaaaaaatttcagcctgACGACACATCTTGGCCCGCATTGTCAAGTTGTTGGGGTTGCTTTTTCATGATGTACCACCTCCAACACTGGGCCTAAAAGTCCATGAATTGTTGGGACTCCATGGGCAGTAAGGCAAAATGTGCATCTTTGCATTCATGGTCCATTAAACTCACAACACAGGCTGGTGGAAGCACACCTGTCCACTCAGGCAGCCAGAGGCCAgcagaaaatgggttggtgagaAATTGGTGCTCACAACGTAGTTGGAGTGGCTCACATTGGTCAGCACGGGGACCAGTGGCCGAGGAGGCAACGTGGGCGCACAGTCACTGAGTTCCCGTAAGTCTGCGTCAAAAGCTAATAGGCGCACCCCCCGCTGTAGTGGCGAGCACACGAGTCTTCCGTCGGTGCTGAAGCACAGCTGCTCGGTCCAGACCATCCCACAATTGGGCTCCTGGCTGTAATAAAGCAGCCGTGGCTGTGCGGCCTTGCACCGGACACCTTTAGATTTGCCCGGCCAGCCTAATGGCTGCAGGCCCATAAAAGGTGGTTCAATAGGACGCAGCCTCACAGCATCCTCTACAGCACCTTCAGTCAGTACTGGTCCATGGGGGCCACCCTGCGCCAGGTGGAAAATGCGGGAATCGGAAAGATCTGTGGGTTCCTCATGAATGAAGACCGATGGTGTCCACAGGCGCTCCAAGGGGTTAGTCCAATGGGACGCAGACGCTGGTTGCTGGGGTTCCCGCTGAGGCGGTCCCTCGATGTGCAGCTCATCGTCAAGCTCAGAGTCCGTGCTGGGCCAGACCTGTCCCTCGTACGAGCTACTCTGAGCATTAC
This portion of the Amblyomma americanum isolate KBUSLIRL-KWMA chromosome 10, ASM5285725v1, whole genome shotgun sequence genome encodes:
- the LOC144106613 gene encoding DDB1- and CUL4-associated factor 10 homolog, which codes for MRLSPDNQKMVICTKGGYMVVIHDLDLHALAYDLRGFKLPQMYRWRASEKAAYHIGDCSAHNFTSQRNRVELIFDFPNDNDVIISSLEVHPHGWCVLSRNTSKNENSEWTYVHDIQEPPMTEGNSSTSHSNAQSSSYEGQVWPSTDSELDDELHIEGPPQREPQQPASASHWTNPLERLWTPSVFIHEEPTDLSDSRIFHLAQGGPHGPVLTEGAVEDAVRLRPIEPPFMGLQPLGWPGKSKGVRCKAAQPRLLYYSQEPNCGMVWTEQLCFSTDGRLVCSPLQRGVRLLAFDADLRELSDCAPTLPPRPLVPVLTNVSHSNYVVSTNFSPTHFLLASGCLSGQVCFHQPVL